In one window of Haloimpatiens sp. FM7315 DNA:
- a CDS encoding transcription antiterminator: MNLNKRCIEILQYMRQKENFIKITDLSLKYNVTDRTIRYDIDKIEKFLVKNNFKYLERHHIKGVKLVREKGLDNFIDKFVNTDTPFKYDFSKEERTRYIVIKLLQSNNPIKVDDFENVLCISRNTILKGLDYIGKWLEEKDLKLIRKPKIGIYVEGSELNKRKAIIEIASQTISTFDIFNYMDCKIAKSKINNLQFKMLFSDIDIDFLNGLIRNSELELCKEFSDEAYGNLITHLSIMIKRIQLNKNIYLPGYNLKEISKYKEYKVAKDIVSKIESKYNIDVPKEEIHYITFHLLGAKVINNSKIMDMDDFKYNDLNETAKLMTEEIEKIYRVDFKEDKTKIIESLVLHLRPSIYRIKFGLKLVNPVFDELIKKYKELFLNAKYVSRHLEEYMGCKINDQEISYITLHFAAALENVNKNVYKAARIVLVCGTGIGTANMLVSQISKKFNVNIVNTVSYRAVKDIDKSTYDLIISTVDINDMKNESYIKINPLLLTKDYEKLKKYLQLRYQPRDENDYLVNKIIEIVKNNAEIKDEQQLQLELMYELKKDRNNIFERGDIYMLCDLLKNDMVKLNVECSTWKDAIKAGASLLNEKGYIDNSYEEAILNNFEKMGPYMVVAPGIVLSHARPECGVNTLSMSLVTLKNPVKFGSETNDPVKLIITLAAVDNDTHLKALSQLMELFMNNEDLQSILKSTTKEEVLKIIKKYSKK; encoded by the coding sequence ATGAATTTAAACAAAAGATGTATTGAAATACTTCAATATATGAGACAAAAAGAAAATTTTATTAAGATAACTGATTTATCTCTAAAATATAATGTTACAGATAGAACAATAAGGTATGACATCGATAAGATAGAAAAGTTCTTGGTAAAAAATAATTTTAAATATCTAGAAAGGCATCATATTAAAGGGGTCAAATTAGTAAGAGAAAAGGGATTAGATAATTTTATAGATAAATTTGTAAATACTGATACACCTTTTAAATATGATTTTTCTAAAGAAGAGAGAACTAGGTATATTGTAATAAAGCTCCTTCAATCCAATAATCCTATTAAAGTAGATGATTTTGAAAATGTACTATGTATATCGAGAAATACAATTTTAAAAGGACTAGATTATATTGGAAAATGGTTGGAAGAAAAAGATTTAAAATTAATAAGGAAACCTAAAATTGGAATATATGTTGAGGGCAGTGAGTTAAATAAAAGAAAGGCAATAATTGAGATAGCATCACAAACCATATCTACTTTTGATATTTTCAACTATATGGACTGTAAAATAGCAAAGTCAAAAATAAATAATTTGCAATTTAAGATGTTATTTTCAGACATAGATATTGATTTTTTAAATGGATTAATAAGAAATTCCGAATTAGAATTGTGCAAAGAATTTAGTGATGAAGCCTATGGAAATTTAATAACTCATCTTTCAATTATGATAAAGAGAATACAATTAAATAAGAACATATATTTGCCTGGTTATAACTTAAAAGAGATTAGTAAATATAAGGAGTATAAAGTAGCAAAGGATATAGTGAGTAAAATAGAAAGTAAGTATAACATTGATGTTCCAAAAGAAGAAATTCACTACATTACCTTTCATTTATTAGGTGCTAAGGTTATAAACAATAGCAAAATAATGGATATGGATGATTTTAAATATAATGATTTAAATGAAACTGCAAAATTAATGACAGAAGAAATAGAAAAAATATATAGGGTAGATTTTAAAGAAGATAAAACTAAAATAATTGAAAGTCTTGTACTTCATTTAAGACCTTCAATATATAGGATTAAATTTGGCTTAAAATTAGTAAATCCAGTTTTTGATGAACTAATAAAGAAATATAAGGAATTATTTTTAAATGCAAAATATGTATCTAGGCATTTAGAGGAATATATGGGATGTAAGATTAATGATCAAGAGATATCCTATATTACACTTCACTTTGCAGCGGCACTTGAAAATGTTAATAAAAATGTATATAAGGCAGCAAGAATAGTACTTGTTTGTGGTACTGGGATAGGGACGGCCAATATGCTTGTATCCCAAATATCAAAAAAGTTTAATGTAAATATAGTAAATACAGTGTCTTATAGAGCTGTAAAAGATATAGATAAATCAACTTATGATTTAATAATAAGCACAGTGGATATAAATGATATGAAAAATGAAAGTTATATAAAAATTAATCCACTGCTTTTAACTAAGGATTATGAAAAATTAAAGAAATACCTTCAGCTTAGATATCAGCCTAGAGATGAAAATGATTACTTAGTTAATAAAATAATTGAAATTGTAAAAAACAACGCTGAAATCAAAGATGAACAACAACTTCAACTAGAGCTTATGTATGAGCTTAAGAAAGATAGAAATAATATTTTTGAAAGAGGTGACATTTATATGCTTTGCGATTTATTAAAGAATGATATGGTTAAGCTTAATGTAGAATGTAGTACATGGAAAGATGCAATTAAAGCAGGGGCTTCTCTATTAAATGAAAAGGGATACATTGATAATTCTTACGAAGAGGCAATTTTGAATAATTTTGAAAAAATGGGACCATACATGGTTGTGGCTCCAGGAATAGTACTTTCACATGCTAGACCAGAATGTGGGGTAAATACTTTATCTATGAGCCTTGTGACTTTGAAAAATCCAGTGAAATTTGGAAGTGAAACAAATGACCCTGTTAAACTAATTATTACTCTTGCTGCAGTAGATAATGATACCCATCTTAAAGCATTATCTCAGCTTATGGAACTATTTATGAATAATGAGGATTTACAAAGTATATTAAAATCAACTACCAAAGAGGAAGTATTAAAAATAATTAAAAAGTATTCTAAAAAATAA
- a CDS encoding MFS transporter — translation MLLQIKKTKTFNLVFINLLVIMLADSIGNGMSCVILPAILNNLGGKSAWIGTIMGIQSLLGIVIFLPQATFINKVGERLSVRIGIFINVMVYIFYLFNYKVFIATGKFIEGFADRLLNSSISKVVYDETDEKYNRGKMRAYVDGISAIGTVVSPAIAAALMSISIKIPIVLSIIILTISFIFSKNFPKDINKNIKNEENFDKSLGIKSILNKYYLDHLKKYFKNKYIVAITIPSILFSCLEVFYSIILNLYLLNNKGFTYSQVAILWSVISIINILLQVPSGFLADKKKYISFLLCILFNAIGFVIIISNINSIYVIIAAILLINTGCVFYTTAMSALFGDLTTKEFRLSESESYRMIRGIGEGLLTITLSFVFDKNAIVALIIIGFLIILGTVITLIINRRFEKSLEV, via the coding sequence ATGCTATTACAAATAAAAAAAACAAAAACATTTAATTTAGTATTTATAAATTTATTAGTAATTATGCTTGCTGATAGTATAGGAAATGGAATGTCATGTGTTATATTACCTGCTATATTGAATAATTTGGGTGGAAAAAGTGCATGGATTGGAACTATAATGGGTATTCAATCATTATTAGGAATAGTAATATTTTTACCTCAAGCGACTTTTATAAATAAGGTCGGAGAGAGGCTTAGTGTGCGTATAGGTATTTTTATTAATGTTATGGTTTATATATTTTATTTATTTAATTATAAAGTTTTTATAGCTACTGGTAAGTTTATAGAAGGATTTGCTGATAGATTACTGAATTCTAGTATTTCTAAAGTAGTTTATGACGAAACTGATGAAAAATATAATAGAGGAAAAATGCGTGCTTATGTTGATGGTATTAGTGCTATAGGAACAGTTGTTAGCCCTGCTATTGCAGCTGCTTTAATGAGTATTTCTATTAAGATTCCTATTGTTTTATCTATTATTATTCTAACTATTTCATTTATATTTTCTAAAAATTTCCCCAAAGACATAAATAAGAATATTAAAAATGAAGAAAACTTTGATAAATCATTAGGTATTAAGTCTATATTAAATAAATACTATTTAGATCATTTAAAAAAATATTTTAAAAATAAATATATTGTAGCCATTACTATTCCAAGTATTTTATTTTCATGTTTAGAAGTTTTTTATAGTATTATATTAAATCTTTATCTTTTAAATAATAAAGGATTTACATATTCTCAAGTAGCAATTTTGTGGTCTGTTATTTCAATAATAAATATTTTACTACAGGTTCCGTCAGGTTTTTTAGCTGATAAAAAGAAATACATTTCATTTCTATTATGTATTCTATTTAATGCTATTGGTTTTGTTATAATTATATCTAATATTAATTCAATATATGTAATAATAGCAGCTATTTTACTTATAAATACAGGTTGTGTTTTTTATACAACTGCTATGTCTGCTCTTTTTGGAGATCTAACAACAAAAGAATTTAGATTGAGTGAATCAGAGTCATATAGAATGATAAGAGGAATAGGAGAGGGATTGTTAACTATTACTTTAAGTTTTGTATTTGATAAAAATGCTATAGTAGCTTTAATAATTATTGGTTTTTTAATAATTTTAGGAACAGTAATAACATTGATTATTAATAGAAGATTTGAAAAATCTCTTGAAGTATAA
- a CDS encoding transposase yields the protein MAQKRYGKDYKVQAIKLAKEIGINKAAKEIGVAPSTVNGWVKAAKEGTLDLGIGIHTPDSALSITEELMTLKKQVKEQNKEIKRLKEENEFLEEASAFFANRRQKLVKTRE from the coding sequence ATGGCACAGAAGCGTTATGGTAAGGATTATAAAGTTCAGGCGATTAAACTAGCCAAAGAAATTGGTATAAATAAGGCCGCTAAAGAAATAGGAGTTGCCCCAAGTACTGTAAATGGATGGGTAAAGGCAGCCAAAGAAGGAACACTTGATTTAGGAATTGGAATACACACTCCTGATAGTGCTCTATCAATCACAGAAGAGCTTATGACTCTAAAAAAACAGGTTAAAGAGCAAAATAAAGAAATTAAACGTTTGAAAGAAGAAAATGAGTTTCTTGAAGAAGCAAGCGCTTTTTTCGCCAACCGCCGTCAGAAGTTAGTAAAAACTCGCGAATGA
- a CDS encoding calcium/sodium antiporter — MDSILLNYINSFPTIILLLIIAVTLYTLGKGADILVDKAVSLSVSWGIPKAIIGATIVSLGTTLPEVTVSVLAALKGNPDLALGNAIGSIIADTGLILGIASIIGTLPVDKTTIDRQGKVQIMAGLLLSFVCLPFFLDGNTRIGKIPQWVGWIFLVLLAMYLYKSFKWARNSSPDKNSESESEAALTEEGKPVPIQIVMMFIGIVIVIISSKILIPCVEVTAVRVGIPQSIIAATLVAFGTSLPELITAITAVKKGHGELAVGNIVGADVLNVLFVIGSSAAVTKGGLMVPSNFYKLQIPTMLIILLSFRYFSKNKGHVINKKKVYF; from the coding sequence ATGGACTCAATATTACTTAACTACATTAATTCATTCCCTACTATAATCTTATTACTAATCATAGCTGTAACATTATACACTTTAGGAAAAGGTGCTGATATTCTTGTTGACAAAGCAGTTAGTTTATCCGTATCTTGGGGAATTCCAAAAGCAATTATTGGTGCAACTATTGTATCTTTAGGTACCACTCTTCCAGAAGTTACTGTATCAGTTTTAGCAGCATTAAAAGGCAATCCCGATCTAGCTCTTGGAAATGCTATCGGCTCAATTATTGCAGATACTGGTCTTATTTTAGGAATTGCTTCAATAATAGGTACACTTCCAGTAGATAAAACAACTATTGATAGGCAAGGAAAAGTTCAAATAATGGCAGGCCTATTATTGTCTTTTGTATGTCTTCCCTTTTTCTTAGATGGAAACACTAGAATTGGAAAGATCCCTCAATGGGTTGGATGGATTTTTCTTGTACTTTTAGCAATGTATTTATATAAATCTTTTAAATGGGCAAGAAATTCTTCACCAGATAAAAACAGTGAATCGGAATCAGAGGCAGCTTTAACAGAAGAAGGCAAGCCTGTTCCCATTCAAATTGTAATGATGTTTATAGGAATAGTCATTGTAATAATTTCTTCTAAAATTCTTATACCCTGCGTTGAAGTAACAGCTGTAAGAGTAGGCATACCTCAAAGTATCATAGCTGCCACTTTAGTTGCCTTTGGTACAAGCCTTCCAGAACTTATAACTGCAATTACTGCTGTTAAAAAAGGTCACGGAGAGCTTGCTGTTGGAAATATCGTTGGTGCAGATGTTTTAAATGTTTTATTTGTAATTGGAAGCTCCGCAGCAGTTACAAAAGGAGGACTTATGGTTCCTTCAAATTTTTATAAGTTACAAATTCCAACAATGTTAATTATTTTATTATCTTTTAGATATTTTTCTAAAAACAAAGGTCATGTTATAAACAAAAAGAAGGTATACTTCTAA
- a CDS encoding QueT transporter family protein, with product MSKTKKIAISGVSIALYIILMYFTQGVSFGQYQIRLATSFYALSYIYPFLIIPMAIGNMLSNVLMGGLGVFDILGGFLVGLITTTSIYFIKKVNLKDYFVAIPIILGPGLIVPLWLSFILNMPYKVLALSLCIGQIIPGIIGILLIKQLKNKLY from the coding sequence ATGTCAAAAACTAAAAAAATAGCTATATCAGGGGTTTCAATTGCACTTTATATCATCCTTATGTATTTTACCCAAGGGGTTTCCTTTGGTCAATATCAAATACGACTAGCAACTTCATTCTATGCTCTTAGTTATATTTATCCATTTTTAATAATTCCTATGGCTATAGGTAACATGCTAAGTAACGTTCTTATGGGTGGACTTGGCGTTTTTGATATATTAGGAGGTTTTTTAGTGGGACTTATTACTACTACTAGCATATATTTTATTAAAAAAGTTAATTTAAAAGACTATTTTGTAGCTATTCCTATAATACTAGGTCCAGGTTTAATTGTACCTTTATGGCTTTCATTTATACTTAATATGCCTTATAAAGTACTTGCCTTAAGCTTATGCATAGGACAAATTATCCCTGGAATAATAGGAATTTTACTTATTAAACAATTAAAAAATAAACTATATTAA
- the queF gene encoding preQ(1) synthase: MQGRKEEELNGVTLLGNQNTKYNYDYNPEVLETFENKHKDNDYFVKFNCPEFTSLCPKTGQPDFGTVYISYIPSKLMVESKSLKLYLFSFRNHGDFHEDCMNVIMKDLIKLLDPKYIEVLGKFKPRGGISIDPYCNYGKKGTKWENVAETRLFNHDMYPENIDNR, translated from the coding sequence ATGCAAGGAAGAAAAGAAGAGGAACTAAATGGAGTAACATTACTTGGAAATCAAAACACAAAATATAATTATGATTATAACCCAGAAGTTTTGGAAACATTTGAAAATAAACATAAGGATAACGATTATTTTGTAAAATTTAATTGTCCTGAATTCACAAGTCTATGTCCTAAAACTGGGCAACCAGACTTTGGGACTGTGTATATATCCTATATTCCAAGCAAACTTATGGTAGAAAGCAAATCCTTAAAACTATATCTTTTTAGTTTTAGAAATCATGGAGATTTTCATGAGGATTGTATGAATGTAATAATGAAAGATTTAATTAAACTTTTAGATCCTAAATATATTGAAGTACTTGGTAAATTTAAACCTCGTGGAGGAATTTCTATTGACCCCTATTGTAATTATGGTAAAAAAGGTACAAAGTGGGAAAACGTAGCCGAAACTAGATTATTTAATCACGATATGTACCCTGAAAACATAGATAATAGATAA
- the dut gene encoding dUTP diphosphatase translates to MKLLVERTNEKAIMPFKAHEDDAGMDLFSIEEITINPMERKLIHTGIKIQLPKNTEAQIRPRSGLALKNGITVLNTPGTIDEGYRGEIGVILINLSDKKFKVEEGMKIAQMVIKPILSLDVEEVFELTETRRGQCGFGSTGILHK, encoded by the coding sequence ATGAAATTATTAGTAGAGAGAACAAATGAAAAAGCCATAATGCCATTTAAAGCACATGAAGATGATGCTGGAATGGATTTATTTTCAATAGAAGAGATTACGATAAATCCTATGGAAAGGAAATTGATACATACGGGAATAAAAATTCAATTGCCTAAAAATACAGAAGCGCAAATAAGACCAAGAAGCGGTTTAGCTTTAAAGAATGGTATTACAGTTTTAAATACCCCAGGTACAATAGATGAAGGGTATAGAGGAGAAATAGGAGTAATATTAATTAATCTTAGCGATAAAAAGTTTAAAGTAGAAGAAGGCATGAAAATAGCTCAAATGGTTATTAAACCTATTTTATCTTTAGATGTAGAAGAAGTTTTTGAATTGACAGAAACTCGTAGAGGCCAGTGTGGTTTTGGATCAACTGGTATATTGCATAAATAA